A stretch of the Paenibacillus sp. JQZ6Y-1 genome encodes the following:
- the ftsX gene encoding permease-like cell division protein FtsX: MNFSTFLRHLREGFRSVFRNGWMSVASITSIIVSLFILGVFILLVYNVNQLADKADNQVEINVFLELNVSQSLREQLQQEISEMPEVSNIQYIPKNEGLKELRQNLGEGGESFLEGYAEDNNPLPDALRVNVIEASTVPFVAQKIEALNNEHAEKPILKVRYGGETIETLFKVTDLIRNIGLILVAALALMAMFLIANTIRVTILARRREIGIMKLVGATNQFIRWPFFIEGALLGGIGALVTIIILFVGYHQLVIASLSSLSLGSLITLVPLQQIWLLLGAILLILGVLIGIWGSTVSIRRFLKV, translated from the coding sequence ATGAATTTTAGTACCTTCTTGCGACACCTGCGGGAAGGTTTTCGAAGCGTGTTCCGCAACGGATGGATGTCAGTCGCGTCCATCACCTCGATTATTGTGTCTTTATTTATTTTGGGTGTCTTCATTTTGCTTGTATATAACGTCAATCAGCTTGCAGATAAGGCGGATAATCAAGTAGAGATTAACGTCTTTTTGGAGCTGAATGTGAGCCAGTCGCTGCGTGAGCAATTGCAGCAGGAGATCAGCGAAATGCCGGAAGTCAGCAACATCCAGTATATTCCGAAGAACGAAGGTTTGAAGGAATTGCGTCAGAATCTGGGTGAAGGCGGAGAGAGCTTCTTGGAAGGGTATGCCGAGGATAACAATCCGCTGCCTGATGCGCTGCGCGTCAATGTGATTGAGGCGAGCACGGTTCCATTTGTCGCACAGAAGATCGAAGCGCTGAACAATGAACATGCAGAGAAACCGATCCTCAAAGTCCGCTACGGCGGTGAAACGATCGAGACGCTGTTCAAAGTGACCGATCTGATCCGCAACATTGGTCTGATTCTGGTGGCTGCACTGGCATTGATGGCGATGTTCCTGATTGCCAATACGATTCGTGTAACCATTCTGGCACGCCGCCGTGAGATTGGTATTATGAAGTTGGTCGGAGCGACCAATCAGTTTATCCGCTGGCCGTTCTTTATTGAAGGAGCGCTGCTGGGCGGAATCGGCGCCCTAGTCACGATCATTATTCTGTTTGTGGGGTATCACCAATTGGTTATCGCATCTCTATCTTCACTCAGTCTTGGCTCCTTGATTACACTGGTGCCGCTTCAACAGATATGGCTCTTATTGGGCGCGATTTTGCTCATTTTGGGCGTACTGATCGGAATCTGGGGCAGTACCGTATCGATTCGTCGTTTTCTTAAAGTATAA
- the ftsE gene encoding cell division ATP-binding protein FtsE, which translates to MIEMQDVWKTYPNGAHALQGVSVKIDRNEFVYVVGPSGAGKSTFMKLMYREEKPTKGQISVNGFNLGKLQQRKIPLLRRNIGVVFQDFRLLPKLTAFENVAFAMEVIESPRRQIKKRVMEVLELVGLQSKANRYPDHLSGGEQQRIAIARAIVNNPAVIIADEPTGNLDPETSFGIMQLLDEINFRGTTIIMATHNKDIVNSMRRRVLAIENGQIVRDQIRGEYGYEF; encoded by the coding sequence TTGATCGAGATGCAGGACGTATGGAAAACATACCCCAATGGTGCGCATGCACTACAGGGCGTTTCCGTTAAAATTGACCGTAATGAATTTGTATATGTAGTCGGTCCTTCTGGAGCGGGGAAATCGACATTTATGAAATTAATGTACCGCGAAGAGAAGCCGACGAAGGGGCAGATTTCGGTAAACGGCTTCAATCTAGGCAAGCTGCAACAACGCAAAATTCCATTGCTGCGCCGTAACATCGGCGTTGTGTTTCAGGATTTTCGCTTGTTGCCCAAGCTGACCGCTTTTGAAAATGTGGCATTTGCGATGGAAGTCATCGAATCGCCGCGCCGTCAAATCAAGAAGAGAGTCATGGAAGTGCTAGAGCTTGTCGGTTTGCAGAGCAAGGCGAACCGTTATCCAGATCATCTGTCCGGCGGGGAGCAGCAGCGGATTGCGATTGCGCGCGCAATTGTTAACAATCCGGCAGTAATTATTGCCGATGAGCCGACAGGAAACTTGGACCCAGAAACATCATTTGGTATTATGCAATTGCTGGACGAGATTAATTTCCGTGGTACGACGATCATCATGGCAACGCACAACAAGGATATTGTTAACTCAATGCGTCGGCGCGTGCTGGCGATTGAGAATGGTCAGATTGTGAGAGACCAGATCAGAGGGGAGTACGGTTATGAATTTTAG
- a CDS encoding MDR family MFS transporter, with product MAQGVGAVPRQTPNGTIKTGWIVAGLLLGIFIASIDNTIVATSIATIVGDLGGFDQFVWVTSAYLVASLAGTPIFGKLSDMYGRKRFFVFGLIMFMLGSILCGTAQSIVQLSLYRAIQGIGGGALVPIAFTIVFDTFPPEKRGKMTGLLGAVFGMSSLFGPLLGAYITQYFSWRWVFYINVPLGIVSLLLIMIFYRESLQRARQQIDWAGAGLLVGAVVSLMFALELGGGTYAWTSLPILLLLIGFVVMSIAFVWVERRAQEPIVSFPMFRQRLFAGSVAAGFFYGAAFITVTLYIPIYVQGVTGGSAVNSGLTLLPMTVGSVLAAMVGGILVNKMTFRRIMVFSAIVFTIGMILLSQLRADTPHWLLVLDLIITGFGIGFSFSVLGISGIQEFDVRQRGAANSTLSFVRSLGMSVGVTIFGLVQHQLFSVHLQQQAGGSLPAGMDLSTVDPRALLSEQMQLQIPAEVLDIIRQVLTQSVAGTFGWAIVPAVCALVAVALMGSARAVTSSRAADKPAPSSDIS from the coding sequence ATGGCGCAAGGAGTAGGAGCGGTACCGAGGCAGACGCCTAATGGTACGATCAAAACAGGCTGGATTGTAGCTGGGTTGTTACTAGGGATATTCATCGCTTCCATTGATAATACGATTGTAGCGACTTCTATTGCGACGATTGTAGGCGATCTGGGTGGGTTTGATCAGTTTGTCTGGGTGACATCGGCGTATTTGGTCGCTTCGCTGGCGGGAACGCCGATTTTTGGTAAATTGTCGGATATGTATGGGCGCAAGCGCTTCTTCGTATTCGGCTTAATCATGTTTATGCTCGGTTCGATTTTATGCGGAACCGCGCAGTCGATTGTGCAACTGAGTCTATATCGTGCGATTCAAGGGATTGGCGGTGGTGCGCTAGTGCCGATTGCATTTACGATCGTATTTGATACATTTCCGCCAGAGAAGCGGGGGAAAATGACGGGGCTGCTGGGAGCGGTGTTTGGCATGTCTAGTCTGTTTGGTCCTTTGCTTGGTGCGTATATTACGCAGTATTTTAGCTGGCGCTGGGTGTTCTATATCAATGTGCCGCTTGGCATTGTATCATTGCTGTTGATTATGATCTTTTACCGTGAATCACTGCAACGGGCGCGTCAGCAGATTGACTGGGCGGGGGCAGGCTTGCTGGTCGGTGCTGTTGTATCGTTGATGTTCGCGCTGGAATTGGGCGGCGGTACGTATGCTTGGACATCGCTACCGATTCTGCTGCTGTTGATTGGGTTTGTAGTCATGTCGATTGCATTTGTATGGGTGGAGCGGCGAGCGCAAGAACCGATTGTTTCATTTCCGATGTTTCGTCAGCGGCTCTTTGCAGGCAGTGTAGCAGCGGGATTCTTTTATGGGGCAGCGTTTATTACAGTCACGCTCTATATTCCGATCTATGTGCAGGGGGTGACCGGTGGTAGCGCCGTTAATTCTGGGCTGACGCTGTTGCCGATGACGGTAGGCTCGGTGCTGGCAGCAATGGTCGGCGGGATTCTAGTGAACAAAATGACCTTCCGCCGCATTATGGTCTTTTCAGCAATTGTATTCACGATTGGGATGATTCTGCTTAGTCAATTGCGCGCCGATACGCCGCACTGGCTGTTGGTGCTGGATCTGATCATTACCGGCTTTGGGATCGGGTTCTCCTTTTCCGTGCTTGGGATTAGCGGTATTCAGGAGTTTGATGTACGTCAGCGCGGGGCTGCCAATTCGACGTTATCGTTTGTCCGCTCACTGGGGATGTCAGTTGGGGTAACGATCTTCGGGCTAGTGCAGCATCAGTTGTTCAGTGTTCATCTTCAGCAGCAGGCAGGTGGTTCACTGCCGGCAGGCATGGATCTGTCGACGGTTGATCCGCGTGCGCTGCTGTCGGAGCAGATGCAATTGCAGATTCCGGCGGAGGTGCTGGACATCATTCGTCAGGTGTTGACTCAATCCGTAGCTGGTACGTTTGGCTGGGCGATTGTACCAGCGGTATGTGCATTGGTCGCAGTTGCGCTGATGGGCAGTGCGCGAGCGGTCACATCATCACGAGCAGCAGACAAGCCTGCTCCATCTTCTGACATTTCGTAA
- a CDS encoding UxaA family hydrolase, whose amino-acid sequence MLEWIQMNRQDNVAVALRDYQQGEVLDHDGKIVQVQQDIARGHKIALQSLEAGQSVIKYGYPIGHVTESVRAGSHIHVHNTRTGLSGVEQYQYAPRSFPNPYMPEQRTFMGYRRANGEVGIRNELWIVPTVGCVNGIAEMILKQFRADIDDMAPFDNMLVLKHGYGCSQLGDDHLHTQTILADAVRHPNAAGILVLGLGCENNIMEDFKQVIGSYDDSRVKFLVSQRVSDEVQAGVELLHQIHTAVRDDRREPIALSELKIGLKCGGSDGLSGITANPLLGQLSDYMAAQGGTTVLTEVPEMFGAEQILMERAKNEQVFGKIVDLINDFKQYFMNYDQPVYENPSPGNKAGGITTLEDKSLGCTQKAGTSAVQDVLQYGERLHTRGLNLLSAPGNDLVASSALGAAGCQLVIFTTGRGTPFGSFVPTMKVSTNSPLFENKPHWIDYNAGVLVEETSMQDCLVDFVDYIIEVASGRWVNNEKNNFRELAIFKHGVTL is encoded by the coding sequence ATGCTGGAATGGATTCAAATGAACAGGCAGGACAATGTAGCCGTAGCGCTGCGCGATTATCAGCAAGGGGAAGTGCTAGATCATGATGGGAAGATCGTGCAAGTGCAGCAGGATATCGCCAGAGGGCATAAAATCGCATTGCAGTCTTTGGAAGCTGGGCAATCGGTTATCAAGTATGGATATCCGATCGGTCATGTAACCGAGTCGGTTCGTGCAGGCAGTCATATCCATGTACACAATACACGCACTGGTCTGAGTGGTGTGGAACAATATCAGTATGCACCACGTAGCTTTCCTAATCCGTATATGCCAGAGCAGCGTACCTTTATGGGCTATCGTCGTGCCAATGGTGAGGTCGGTATTCGTAACGAGTTGTGGATTGTGCCAACGGTCGGTTGTGTGAACGGCATTGCGGAGATGATCCTCAAGCAGTTCCGCGCGGATATAGACGATATGGCTCCGTTTGACAATATGCTCGTCTTGAAGCACGGCTATGGCTGCTCACAACTGGGGGATGATCATCTGCATACGCAGACCATTCTAGCAGATGCGGTGCGTCATCCGAATGCAGCAGGTATACTGGTGCTGGGCTTAGGCTGCGAGAACAATATAATGGAGGATTTTAAACAAGTCATCGGATCGTACGACGACTCACGAGTAAAATTCCTTGTCTCCCAACGTGTATCCGACGAGGTGCAGGCAGGCGTAGAACTGCTGCATCAGATTCATACGGCGGTACGTGATGACCGCCGCGAACCGATTGCGCTGTCCGAATTGAAAATCGGACTCAAATGTGGCGGTTCGGATGGGCTATCTGGTATTACCGCCAATCCACTACTTGGTCAATTGTCTGATTATATGGCGGCTCAGGGTGGAACGACTGTATTGACCGAAGTACCCGAAATGTTCGGTGCCGAGCAGATTCTGATGGAGCGTGCGAAGAATGAACAAGTTTTCGGCAAAATTGTGGATTTGATCAACGATTTTAAGCAGTATTTTATGAATTACGATCAGCCGGTGTATGAGAATCCGTCCCCCGGCAACAAAGCGGGCGGGATTACGACGCTGGAAGATAAGTCGCTCGGCTGTACACAAAAAGCAGGCACTAGCGCTGTACAGGATGTACTGCAATACGGGGAACGACTGCATACACGCGGATTGAATCTGCTTAGCGCGCCGGGGAATGATTTGGTTGCATCGTCCGCGCTAGGAGCAGCAGGGTGTCAGTTGGTTATTTTCACGACAGGACGAGGAACGCCGTTTGGCTCCTTTGTGCCAACGATGAAGGTATCGACCAATTCGCCGTTGTTTGAGAACAAGCCGCACTGGATTGACTATAATGCGGGAGTGTTAGTGGAAGAGACCAGTATGCAGGATTGTCTGGTGGACTTTGTAGACTATATTATTGAAGTCGCCAGTGGACGTTGGGTGAATAATGAAAAGAACAATTTCCGTGAGCTGGCTATTTTCAAGCATGGGGTGACGCTGTAA